Proteins from one Geothermobacter hydrogeniphilus genomic window:
- a CDS encoding penicillin-binding protein, producing MTRSGQGHHWRIRAFGLLFVVAFGLVAVRAYLLQVRGQEEWLRRAERQHQRVIPLTPQRGTIYDRNGEELALSIEVDSIYVNPAQVKKTASVVRELAPMVGLKKRTLKAKLSSRRGFVWLKRQVSPAESMRVKSLGVPGVHFIKEHKRYYPNGSLGAQVLGFTGLDPHGLEGLELRYDSVVLGEGGFLVTERDNLGRGIGAGEGLVSGARRGGSLHLTLDKNIQYIVEKELAAGVRAVRAKSGSAVVLDPRTGEVLAMASQPDFNPNAFSKYGPGNYRNRAIADAYEPGSTLKTFLLAAALDKKVVRPDQVIYCEKGVYRVGGKTIHDHHPYGRLSVAEILKYSSNIGAAKIGQAMDRERFYQALRDFGFGSVTGIELPGESPGLLRPPEEWFDVDLAAISFGQGLMVTPLQLATALASIANGGTLMRPYLVERVVDGYGQVVESHGPEVVRRVISEETAAIVTRMLEGAVEKGGTGTLAAVPGFKVAGKTGTAQKVDPVTGGYSRDRYLASFAGFVPAEDPRLVILVMIDEPQGKSYGGLVSAPVFSRIASQALAQMKVAPRRPINGPRLAPLPVLVKDTAPVMPVARVANGADGAPLMPSFIGMSMRQVLQTMERTGLNVRLRGSGRVVEQSPRPGQKVSYGSETWVRLTQSFSRRL from the coding sequence ATGACCAGGTCGGGGCAGGGACACCACTGGCGGATCAGGGCCTTCGGGTTGCTGTTCGTGGTGGCTTTCGGATTGGTCGCTGTCAGGGCTTACCTGCTTCAGGTGCGCGGGCAGGAGGAGTGGCTGCGACGGGCCGAACGGCAGCATCAGCGGGTGATTCCGCTTACCCCGCAACGTGGCACCATTTACGATCGCAACGGCGAGGAGCTGGCTTTGAGCATCGAGGTTGATTCCATCTACGTCAACCCAGCCCAGGTCAAGAAGACCGCATCCGTGGTGCGCGAACTGGCACCGATGGTCGGCCTGAAGAAGCGGACTTTGAAGGCCAAGCTTTCCTCACGTCGTGGCTTTGTCTGGCTCAAGCGACAGGTTTCTCCGGCTGAGAGCATGCGGGTGAAATCCCTCGGGGTGCCCGGGGTGCATTTCATCAAGGAACACAAGCGCTATTATCCCAACGGTTCGCTCGGTGCCCAGGTGCTCGGTTTTACCGGCCTCGATCCGCACGGGCTCGAAGGTCTTGAGTTGCGTTACGACAGCGTGGTGCTCGGCGAGGGTGGCTTTCTGGTCACCGAACGGGACAATCTCGGTCGTGGTATCGGTGCCGGTGAGGGATTGGTCAGCGGCGCCCGGAGGGGCGGCAGCCTGCATCTGACGCTGGATAAAAATATCCAGTATATCGTTGAAAAGGAGCTTGCGGCGGGGGTCAGGGCAGTGCGTGCCAAGTCCGGCTCAGCCGTGGTTCTGGACCCGCGGACGGGCGAGGTGCTGGCCATGGCCAGCCAGCCCGATTTCAATCCCAACGCGTTCAGCAAGTACGGTCCGGGCAATTATCGCAACCGGGCGATTGCCGACGCTTATGAGCCCGGTTCGACTCTCAAGACATTCCTGCTGGCAGCGGCACTGGATAAAAAGGTTGTTCGGCCGGATCAGGTTATTTACTGCGAAAAGGGAGTTTACCGGGTTGGCGGCAAGACCATTCATGACCACCATCCCTATGGCAGGTTGAGTGTCGCCGAGATCCTCAAGTACAGTTCCAATATCGGCGCCGCCAAGATCGGCCAGGCGATGGACCGGGAACGTTTCTACCAGGCGCTGCGCGATTTCGGTTTCGGTTCGGTGACCGGTATCGAATTGCCGGGAGAATCCCCCGGGCTGTTGCGGCCGCCGGAGGAATGGTTTGATGTCGACCTGGCGGCGATCTCTTTCGGGCAGGGGCTGATGGTGACGCCGCTGCAACTGGCGACCGCCCTGGCGAGCATCGCCAATGGCGGCACCCTGATGCGTCCCTATCTGGTGGAGCGGGTGGTCGACGGTTATGGGCAGGTGGTCGAGTCGCATGGACCCGAGGTGGTGAGGCGGGTCATTTCCGAAGAGACCGCGGCGATTGTAACCAGGATGCTGGAAGGGGCGGTTGAAAAGGGTGGTACCGGAACCCTGGCGGCGGTGCCCGGATTCAAGGTCGCCGGCAAGACCGGTACCGCGCAGAAGGTCGACCCGGTGACCGGTGGTTATTCCCGGGATCGCTACCTGGCCAGTTTTGCCGGTTTTGTTCCGGCTGAAGACCCCCGCCTGGTGATCCTGGTGATGATCGATGAACCACAGGGAAAATCGTATGGTGGTCTGGTGTCTGCGCCGGTGTTTTCCCGCATCGCCAGCCAGGCACTGGCGCAGATGAAGGTGGCTCCCCGGAGGCCGATCAATGGACCGCGACTCGCACCGTTGCCGGTCCTGGTGAAGGATACCGCGCCGGTGATGCCGGTGGCGAGGGTTGCCAATGGCGCTGACGGTGCGCCGCTGATGCCGAGTTTCATCGGTATGAGCATGCGGCAGGTCCTGCAGACCATGGAACGGACCGGACTGAATGTTCGTCTGCGCGGCAGCGGCCGGGTGGTTGAACAATCCCCCCGCCCGGGGCAGAAGGTCAGTTACGGCAGCGAAACCTGGGTCCGGCTGACCCAATCCTTCAGCCGCCGGCTTTGA
- the ftsL gene encoding cell division protein FtsL produces the protein MADTLLKPIPKINGFSLHRPQLLPTFLFLGLVLAVSLFIVWSRLQVVNLDYDISRLESELRALGQQTQQLRLEAASLSRPDRIEALARRDLGLRFPTSRQIIPVR, from the coding sequence ATGGCCGATACTCTTCTCAAGCCAATCCCGAAAATCAATGGGTTCAGTCTGCATCGTCCCCAGTTGCTGCCGACATTCCTGTTTCTGGGTCTGGTCCTGGCGGTAAGTCTGTTTATCGTCTGGTCCCGCCTGCAGGTGGTCAATCTCGATTACGACATCTCGCGGCTTGAGTCAGAGTTGCGCGCCCTGGGGCAGCAGACACAGCAGTTGCGTCTGGAAGCGGCCAGCCTGAGTCGACCGGACCGGATTGAGGCGCTGGCCAGGCGTGATCTGGGATTGCGCTTTCCAACATCGCGACAGATCATTCCGGTTCGTTGA
- the murG gene encoding undecaprenyldiphospho-muramoylpentapeptide beta-N-acetylglucosaminyltransferase, whose protein sequence is MKMLLAGGGTGGHLFPAVAIAQQLLRTDPDAETLFVGTERGIEARVLPQLGLALKTIDIAGFVGRSLAAKLALAPKLLRSLRQSLKIIDQFRPDVVVGVGGYASGPVLLAAKRRGCPILIHEQNAAPGLTNRLLGRLAGRICLTFDESAAFFRGNTVLTGNPVRSTMADCPPLPESPPTLLVFGGSRGARAINQAMVGALPHLESWRGRLKIIHQTGDEDLETVQGAYREAGWKDAEIRAFIDDMADVYARSQLVVCRAGATTIAELTACGRPAVLIPYPHAAGDHQNANARSLAKKGAALLLPQTQLDGKRLATLVADLLDDRRRLLEMAGAARSLGRPEAAELILDQCRAMARKG, encoded by the coding sequence ATGAAAATGCTGCTGGCCGGTGGTGGAACCGGCGGACATCTTTTCCCCGCGGTGGCGATCGCCCAGCAGCTGCTGAGGACTGATCCCGATGCGGAGACCCTGTTTGTCGGGACCGAAAGAGGCATCGAGGCACGGGTGCTGCCGCAGTTGGGCCTGGCGCTGAAAACCATCGATATCGCCGGTTTCGTCGGCAGGAGCCTGGCGGCGAAACTGGCACTGGCGCCGAAGCTGCTGCGCAGCCTGCGGCAGTCGTTGAAGATCATCGACCAGTTCCGTCCGGACGTGGTGGTCGGTGTCGGCGGCTATGCCAGCGGACCGGTACTGCTGGCGGCGAAACGGCGCGGCTGTCCGATTCTGATCCATGAGCAGAATGCCGCGCCGGGGTTGACCAACCGGCTGCTGGGGCGACTGGCCGGGCGCATCTGCCTGACCTTTGACGAAAGCGCCGCCTTCTTCCGTGGCAACACGGTGCTGACCGGAAACCCGGTACGCAGCACGATGGCCGATTGTCCGCCGCTGCCGGAATCTCCGCCGACCCTGCTTGTTTTCGGCGGAAGCCGCGGCGCGCGGGCCATCAACCAGGCGATGGTCGGGGCTCTTCCTCATCTCGAATCCTGGCGCGGACGGTTGAAGATTATCCACCAGACCGGTGATGAGGACCTGGAAACGGTTCAGGGGGCCTATCGTGAAGCCGGCTGGAAGGATGCCGAGATCAGGGCTTTCATCGATGATATGGCGGATGTCTATGCCCGGTCGCAACTGGTGGTCTGCCGCGCCGGCGCGACCACCATTGCCGAGCTGACCGCCTGTGGCAGGCCTGCGGTGCTGATCCCCTATCCGCATGCGGCCGGGGATCACCAGAATGCCAATGCCAGGTCGCTGGCGAAAAAGGGGGCGGCGCTGCTGTTGCCGCAGACCCAGCTGGATGGAAAACGGCTGGCGACCCTGGTGGCCGACCTGCTTGATGACCGTCGGCGGCTGCTGGAGATGGCCGGCGCGGCACGGTCCCTGGGACGGCCGGAGGCCGCCGAACTGATTCTTGACCAGTGCCGGGCCATGGCCCGGAAAGGATGA
- the mraY gene encoding phospho-N-acetylmuramoyl-pentapeptide-transferase, protein MLYHLLYPLHTEFSAFYVFRFITFRTIYAAITALVLSFIIGPWLIRKLSELQIGQQIRKLGPESHFKKEGTPTMGGTLILFAIVLPTLLWADLTNYYVWVTLLVTIGYGAIGFVDDYRKIKLKNSDGLRPRQKMFWQLAVAAAAGGSLYLLPSFETTLAVPFFKGVKPDLGAFYILFAMVVIVGASNAVNLTDGLDGLAIGPMIIASATYLVFAYVAGHAKVAAYLQISSISGAGELAVLCGSMIGAGLGFLWFNSYPAQVFMGDVGSLSLGGALGTIAVITKQEIVLIIVGGIFVMEALSVIVQVTSFRLYGRRIFRMAPIHHHFELKGWPEPKIIVRFWIISIILALVALSTLKLR, encoded by the coding sequence ATGCTGTATCACCTGCTCTACCCGTTGCACACGGAATTCTCGGCGTTCTACGTCTTCCGTTTCATCACCTTCCGCACCATTTACGCGGCGATTACCGCGCTGGTTCTGTCGTTCATTATCGGTCCCTGGCTGATCCGCAAGCTTTCTGAACTGCAGATCGGTCAGCAGATCCGCAAGCTGGGACCCGAATCGCATTTTAAAAAAGAGGGGACGCCGACCATGGGCGGCACCCTGATCCTGTTCGCCATCGTCCTGCCGACCCTGCTGTGGGCCGACCTGACCAATTACTATGTCTGGGTCACTCTGCTGGTGACGATCGGTTACGGGGCGATCGGGTTCGTCGATGACTATCGCAAGATCAAGCTGAAGAACAGTGACGGGCTGCGGCCGCGCCAGAAGATGTTCTGGCAATTGGCGGTGGCGGCCGCCGCCGGAGGCAGTCTCTACCTGCTGCCCTCCTTCGAGACCACCCTGGCGGTCCCTTTTTTCAAAGGGGTGAAACCGGATTTGGGAGCCTTCTATATCCTTTTCGCCATGGTGGTCATTGTCGGCGCGAGCAACGCGGTCAACCTGACCGACGGCCTGGACGGTCTGGCGATCGGACCGATGATCATCGCCTCGGCCACCTACCTGGTCTTTGCCTACGTGGCCGGTCATGCCAAGGTCGCCGCTTACCTGCAGATCAGTTCGATATCGGGTGCCGGTGAGTTGGCGGTGCTGTGCGGCTCGATGATCGGTGCCGGACTCGGTTTCCTCTGGTTCAACAGCTACCCGGCGCAGGTGTTCATGGGGGATGTCGGCAGCCTCTCCCTCGGCGGCGCCCTCGGGACCATCGCGGTGATCACCAAGCAGGAGATCGTCCTGATCATCGTCGGCGGTATTTTTGTCATGGAGGCGCTGTCGGTCATTGTCCAGGTGACTTCGTTTCGTCTCTACGGCAGACGGATTTTTCGCATGGCGCCGATTCATCATCATTTCGAGCTAAAAGGCTGGCCGGAACCGAAAATCATTGTCCGTTTCTGGATCATCAGCATCATCCTGGCGCTGGTGGCCCTGTCGACGCTGAAGTTGAGGTGA
- the murD gene encoding UDP-N-acetylmuramoyl-L-alanine--D-glutamate ligase — protein sequence MKHGYENRQIVVVGAGRSGRALSRYFCSRGAQVVLSDRRRREQIDTLDESGLDGVRFDLGGHDSELLKAADLVVISPGVPSDLPVLQQARAAGVPVVGEVEIAWRDLDAPLVGITGTNGKSTTTALCGEMFRRAGCRTFVGGNLGTPLIEAVAGDDWQYLVVELSSFQLETIADFRPRYGMLLNLSADHLDRYADMDAYLRAKLRLFENQRSEDVAILNADDPLVREIAADLPGRRVLFSSERRLSEGICREGKEIVWRWQGGEQRFAINQLRLRGDHNLENVMAALLPPLLEGCDPQLIWQAACEFSGLPHRMQQVRMLGGVDWINDSKGTNVGSVLKSLAGLDAPVTLIAGGRDKGGDFRQLASLVREKVGHLLLIGEAAARIAEELEGCSEIELCPGLDVAVDRARAVTAEGGTVLLSPGCSSFDMFADFEQRGDCFIRLVNALTENEEP from the coding sequence ATGAAACACGGCTATGAAAACAGGCAGATTGTCGTCGTCGGGGCGGGCCGCAGCGGCCGGGCCCTGAGTCGCTATTTCTGCAGCCGGGGCGCGCAAGTCGTGCTTTCGGATCGTCGTCGCCGTGAGCAGATCGACACCCTTGACGAATCCGGTCTCGACGGAGTGCGGTTCGACCTCGGCGGTCACGATTCCGAGCTGCTGAAGGCCGCCGACCTGGTGGTGATCAGTCCCGGCGTGCCGAGCGATCTGCCGGTTCTGCAGCAGGCGCGCGCCGCCGGTGTGCCGGTGGTCGGGGAGGTGGAAATCGCCTGGCGCGATCTGGACGCGCCGCTGGTCGGCATCACCGGCACCAACGGCAAGTCGACCACGACCGCTTTGTGCGGTGAGATGTTCCGACGGGCCGGCTGCAGGACTTTTGTCGGCGGCAATCTCGGCACGCCGTTGATCGAAGCGGTGGCTGGCGATGACTGGCAGTACCTGGTGGTCGAGCTGTCCTCTTTTCAGCTGGAAACGATCGCTGACTTCAGGCCCCGCTACGGGATGCTGCTCAATCTCAGCGCCGACCACCTTGACCGCTACGCCGACATGGATGCCTATCTGCGGGCCAAGCTGCGGCTGTTTGAAAACCAGCGGTCCGAGGATGTCGCCATTCTGAATGCTGATGATCCCCTGGTCCGGGAAATCGCCGCCGACCTGCCGGGACGCCGGGTGTTGTTTTCCTCGGAGAGACGTCTGTCGGAAGGGATCTGCCGGGAAGGGAAGGAGATCGTCTGGCGGTGGCAGGGGGGCGAACAGCGCTTCGCCATCAACCAGCTCAGGCTGCGCGGGGACCACAATCTGGAAAATGTCATGGCGGCCCTGCTGCCGCCGCTGCTGGAAGGATGTGATCCGCAGCTGATCTGGCAGGCGGCCTGTGAGTTCAGCGGTCTGCCTCATCGCATGCAACAGGTGCGGATGCTGGGCGGCGTTGACTGGATCAACGATTCAAAAGGGACCAATGTCGGCAGCGTGCTGAAGAGCCTCGCCGGTCTGGATGCGCCGGTGACGCTGATTGCCGGCGGTCGGGACAAGGGCGGCGATTTTCGGCAGCTGGCGTCCCTGGTTCGCGAGAAGGTGGGGCACCTGCTGCTGATCGGCGAGGCCGCCGCGAGAATCGCGGAGGAACTTGAAGGTTGCAGTGAGATCGAACTCTGCCCCGGTCTCGATGTGGCTGTCGATCGTGCCCGGGCGGTGACTGCCGAGGGCGGCACGGTGCTGCTTTCCCCGGGCTGCTCCAGTTTTGACATGTTTGCCGACTTTGAGCAGCGCGGCGACTGTTTCATCCGCCTGGTGAACGCGTTGACCGAAAACGAGGAACCCTAG
- the ftsW gene encoding putative lipid II flippase FtsW, translated as MEIRTGHDRTILMLAVALTCFGVVMVYSSSSIMAAKKYADGFFFLKRQGLFALIGLTLLAGLMQFDYHRLRRLAVPLFLFCGLLLLLVFVPGLGNRAGGASRWIRLPGFSLQPSELAKLALVIFMAHSLARKGEKIRTLKVGFMPYMVVLAILLGIVLAQRDLGAAVTMAAVALSMLAVAGTRWRHLVSAVLVAAPFAYYLVMGVDYRRRRILAFLNPWDDPTDTGFQIIQSWIAFGTGGWFGSGLGEGKQKLFFLPEAHTDFIFSVVGEELGYAGVLVTTLIFLVLVLRGIRTALHAPDDFGRNLAFGLTVLIGLEAFTNIAVVLGMLPTKGLALPFLSYGGTSLVCTLMAVGILLNISSQIPGEVR; from the coding sequence ATGGAAATCCGTACCGGACATGATCGTACGATCCTGATGCTGGCGGTGGCCCTCACCTGCTTCGGCGTGGTGATGGTCTACTCCTCCTCATCGATCATGGCGGCGAAGAAATACGCCGACGGATTCTTCTTTCTCAAGCGCCAGGGGCTCTTTGCCCTGATCGGATTGACGCTGCTGGCGGGGCTGATGCAGTTCGACTATCATCGCCTGCGGCGGCTGGCTGTCCCTTTGTTTCTTTTCTGCGGGCTGCTGTTGCTGCTGGTGTTCGTTCCCGGGCTCGGCAATCGCGCCGGCGGCGCCAGTCGCTGGATCAGGCTGCCCGGATTTTCACTCCAGCCGTCGGAGCTGGCGAAACTCGCCCTGGTGATTTTCATGGCCCATTCACTGGCCAGGAAGGGAGAGAAGATCAGGACTCTGAAGGTCGGTTTCATGCCCTACATGGTGGTGCTGGCGATTCTGCTCGGCATCGTGCTGGCACAGCGGGACCTCGGTGCCGCGGTCACCATGGCCGCCGTGGCCCTGAGTATGCTGGCGGTCGCCGGAACTCGCTGGCGGCACCTTGTGTCGGCGGTGTTGGTGGCCGCTCCCTTCGCCTATTACCTGGTGATGGGGGTCGATTACCGGCGTCGGCGGATCCTGGCGTTTCTCAATCCCTGGGATGACCCGACCGACACCGGCTTCCAGATTATCCAGAGCTGGATCGCCTTCGGTACCGGCGGCTGGTTCGGCAGCGGTCTGGGTGAGGGCAAGCAGAAGCTGTTTTTCCTTCCCGAAGCGCATACCGATTTCATCTTCTCGGTGGTCGGCGAGGAACTCGGCTATGCCGGAGTGCTGGTGACGACCCTGATCTTCCTGGTGCTGGTCCTGCGCGGGATCAGGACCGCGCTTCATGCTCCCGACGATTTCGGCCGCAACCTGGCCTTCGGTCTGACAGTGCTGATCGGCCTGGAAGCTTTCACCAATATCGCGGTGGTCCTCGGCATGCTGCCGACCAAGGGACTGGCCCTGCCGTTTCTTTCCTACGGCGGGACCAGCCTGGTCTGTACCCTGATGGCGGTGGGGATTCTGCTCAATATCTCCAGCCAGATCCCGGGGGAGGTGCGATGA
- a CDS encoding UDP-N-acetylmuramoyl-L-alanyl-D-glutamate--2,6-diaminopimelate ligase gives MRLADIIPDLHPLQMRGVREVEIGALYYDSRRVTAGGLFFALPGALTDGHRFVADAVESGAAAVVSERELNLPETVAAIRVRDARHALAAAARTFYHDPTAAMTVVGITGTNGKTTISYLVEALLTAAGRRPAVTGTVAYRFADRCYPAPNTTPESLDLQRLADQFRQAGSDSLVMEVSSHALDQQRVAGVSFDVAVFTNLTPEHLDYHRDMEDYFAAKSRLFRSPDGGRAPLAVINVDDPYGARLAGELPAAITCGRDVDARVRLLSSRVGLEGIQARVMTPHGELQLRSPLLGHFNLSNLLCAAAVGVALDLTKVQIEDGLANVSRVPGRLEPVANDLGAHLLVDYAHTGDALEKALETLKSLQPERLICLFGCGGDRDRGKRPVMGEVAGRLADLAIVSSDNPRTEDPQAIIADILPGLERVDRQELDPDQAAAGARGYLVIPDRGKAIDVAVKLLKTGDMLLVAGKGHEDYQIVGWQKIHFDDREQLLAALARRKEQP, from the coding sequence ATGAGACTTGCCGATATAATACCCGATCTTCATCCCCTCCAGATGCGTGGGGTGCGCGAAGTTGAAATCGGCGCGTTGTACTATGATTCCCGCCGGGTGACTGCCGGCGGGTTGTTCTTTGCCCTGCCGGGAGCCCTGACTGACGGCCATCGTTTTGTCGCCGATGCCGTTGAATCAGGCGCCGCGGCCGTGGTCTCGGAACGGGAGCTGAATCTTCCGGAAACGGTTGCGGCGATCCGGGTCAGGGATGCGCGTCACGCCCTGGCCGCGGCCGCCCGTACCTTTTACCATGATCCGACGGCGGCCATGACGGTGGTCGGGATCACCGGCACCAACGGCAAAACGACCATCAGCTACCTGGTGGAGGCACTGCTGACCGCCGCCGGTCGACGACCGGCGGTTACCGGCACCGTCGCCTACCGTTTTGCCGACCGCTGCTATCCGGCCCCCAACACCACTCCGGAGTCTCTCGACCTGCAGCGTCTCGCTGACCAGTTCCGGCAGGCCGGCAGTGACAGTCTGGTGATGGAGGTCAGCTCGCACGCCCTCGACCAGCAGCGGGTGGCCGGGGTTTCCTTCGACGTCGCGGTCTTTACCAACCTGACTCCAGAGCATCTCGACTATCACCGTGACATGGAAGATTATTTCGCCGCCAAAAGCCGACTCTTCCGGTCCCCGGACGGGGGAAGGGCCCCACTGGCGGTGATCAACGTCGATGACCCCTATGGCGCGCGCCTGGCCGGAGAGCTTCCTGCGGCGATCACCTGCGGTCGGGACGTGGACGCCAGGGTCCGGTTGCTTTCATCACGGGTGGGTCTGGAGGGAATCCAGGCGCGGGTGATGACGCCGCACGGCGAGTTGCAGCTGCGCTCCCCGTTGCTCGGTCATTTCAACCTTTCCAACTTGCTGTGCGCCGCGGCTGTCGGTGTGGCTCTTGATCTGACGAAAGTACAGATCGAGGACGGGCTGGCGAATGTCAGCCGGGTCCCCGGTCGTCTTGAGCCGGTTGCCAATGACCTCGGGGCCCACCTCCTGGTTGACTATGCCCACACCGGCGATGCTCTGGAAAAGGCCCTTGAAACGCTTAAAAGCCTGCAGCCGGAGCGTCTCATCTGTCTGTTCGGCTGTGGTGGCGACCGTGATCGCGGCAAGCGGCCGGTGATGGGAGAGGTGGCCGGTCGCCTGGCCGATCTGGCGATTGTCTCATCCGATAATCCCCGTACTGAGGATCCGCAGGCGATTATCGCCGATATTCTGCCCGGGTTGGAACGGGTCGACCGGCAGGAGCTCGACCCGGACCAGGCTGCGGCCGGGGCACGTGGTTACCTGGTCATCCCCGACCGCGGGAAAGCCATTGATGTTGCCGTAAAACTGCTGAAGACCGGTGATATGCTGCTGGTCGCCGGCAAGGGGCATGAAGATTACCAGATTGTCGGTTGGCAGAAGATTCATTTCGATGACCGTGAGCAACTGCTGGCGGCGCTGGCGCGCCGGAAAGAACAGCCATGA
- a CDS encoding UDP-N-acetylmuramoyl-tripeptide--D-alanyl-D-alanine ligase: MKLSLQQIADMTGGRLTPANARGEICGVSTDSRTIHPGELFIPLRGPNYDGHDFLVRALRNGAEACLSEEVIGGLKVPVIQVADTLRALGDLAAGVRRGYRGPLVAITGSTGKTTTKEMLAAILSRTAEGLKSAGNFNNLVGLPQTLLQLRPDHAWAVVEMGMSARGEIARLAEIAAPNIGLITNVGPAHLETLHGLDGVARAKGELFAALQAGTTAVINADDPHVAAIPVANGVRRLLFGLSGQAEVRAEEIVARGRQVRFNLHLRGEILPVVLPVAGSCNVLNALAAAATAVALDVPAAEIVAGLQSYRPLDGRMEAVTLDNGVVLLKDYYNANPLSMGAALEALDQLNGGGRRMAVLGDMLELGDESERLHQEVGAFAAKYCDLLLLLGDMAEAMARGARDAGLSARRVRIAASHEEAVSCLGRALRSGDRVLIKGSRGMRMERIAEGLSAAKPRSAGN, encoded by the coding sequence ATGAAACTGTCTCTGCAACAGATTGCGGATATGACCGGTGGTCGTCTCACCCCGGCAAATGCTCGAGGAGAGATCTGCGGTGTGTCCACCGACAGCCGCACCATCCATCCGGGGGAACTTTTCATTCCCCTGCGCGGACCGAACTACGACGGTCATGATTTCCTGGTACGCGCCCTGCGCAACGGGGCTGAGGCCTGTCTCAGCGAGGAGGTCATCGGTGGTCTGAAGGTGCCGGTCATCCAGGTGGCCGATACCCTGCGGGCACTGGGCGATCTGGCCGCCGGGGTCCGGCGCGGCTACCGGGGACCGCTGGTGGCGATCACCGGATCCACCGGCAAGACGACCACCAAGGAGATGCTGGCCGCGATTCTCTCCCGTACCGCCGAAGGGTTGAAGTCGGCCGGTAATTTCAACAACCTGGTCGGTCTGCCGCAGACCCTGCTGCAGCTCCGTCCGGATCACGCCTGGGCGGTGGTCGAGATGGGTATGAGCGCCCGCGGCGAGATTGCCCGCCTGGCGGAGATCGCCGCGCCGAACATCGGCCTGATCACCAACGTCGGTCCGGCGCATCTCGAAACCCTGCACGGACTTGACGGCGTGGCCCGTGCCAAGGGCGAACTGTTTGCCGCCCTGCAGGCCGGAACAACTGCGGTTATTAATGCCGATGACCCCCATGTAGCGGCGATTCCGGTTGCCAACGGCGTCAGGCGGCTGTTGTTCGGCCTTTCCGGGCAGGCTGAGGTACGGGCCGAAGAGATCGTTGCCCGTGGCCGCCAGGTTCGTTTCAATCTACATCTGCGGGGAGAGATCCTGCCGGTGGTGCTGCCGGTGGCCGGCAGCTGCAATGTGCTCAACGCGCTGGCGGCTGCCGCGACCGCCGTGGCGCTCGATGTTCCTGCGGCGGAAATTGTTGCCGGTCTGCAGAGTTACCGGCCGCTCGACGGTCGGATGGAAGCCGTGACCCTCGACAACGGCGTGGTGCTGCTGAAGGATTATTACAATGCCAACCCCCTGAGCATGGGAGCCGCGCTGGAGGCGCTCGACCAGCTCAACGGCGGCGGCCGGCGGATGGCGGTACTCGGTGACATGCTGGAGTTGGGGGATGAGAGTGAGCGTCTGCACCAGGAGGTCGGCGCTTTCGCCGCCAAGTATTGCGATCTGCTGCTGCTGCTCGGCGACATGGCCGAGGCAATGGCCCGCGGCGCCCGCGACGCCGGTCTCAGTGCCCGTCGGGTGCGGATTGCCGCCAGCCACGAAGAAGCGGTCAGTTGTCTCGGCCGGGCTCTGCGCAGTGGTGACCGGGTGCTGATCAAGGGATCGCGCGGTATGCGGATGGAACGGATTGCCGAAGGGCTCAGCGCGGCCAAACCGCGTTCGGCCGGAAACTAG